In Schlegelella aquatica, one DNA window encodes the following:
- a CDS encoding response regulator, producing the protein MIDLLLADDHTIFRSGIRRLLLDEPDMRVAGEARNGSEALEMVKEHRYHLVLLDINMDGRSGLEVLESIRGAAPTLPVLMLSMYPEAQYALVAVKAGANGYLPKDAEPAELVTAIRRVAAGGQYLSARAAPLVQAQLHGADERPPHQRLSTREHQIMLMLLKGLSLTQIGEEMMISVKTVSTHRTHILEKLGVASTAELVLYAVRQGLIH; encoded by the coding sequence ATGATCGACCTGCTGCTGGCCGACGACCACACCATCTTCCGCTCCGGCATCCGGCGCCTGCTGCTCGACGAGCCCGACATGCGCGTGGCCGGCGAGGCGCGCAACGGCAGCGAGGCGCTGGAGATGGTCAAGGAGCACCGCTATCACCTCGTGCTGCTGGACATCAACATGGACGGGCGCAGCGGCCTGGAGGTGCTGGAGTCGATCCGCGGCGCGGCCCCCACGCTGCCGGTGCTGATGCTGTCGATGTATCCGGAGGCGCAGTACGCGCTGGTCGCGGTGAAGGCCGGGGCGAACGGCTACCTGCCCAAAGACGCCGAACCCGCCGAGCTCGTGACCGCGATCCGCCGCGTGGCCGCCGGCGGCCAGTACCTGAGCGCGCGCGCCGCGCCGCTCGTGCAGGCGCAGCTGCACGGCGCCGACGAGCGCCCGCCGCACCAGCGCCTGTCCACGCGCGAGCACCAGATCATGCTGATGCTGCTCAAAGGCCTGTCGCTCACGCAGATCGGCGAGGAGATGATGATCAGCGTGAAGACCGTGAGCACGCACCGCACCCACATCCTCGAAAAGCTGGGCGTGGCCAGCACCGCGGAGCTGGTGCTGTATGCGGTGCGGCAGGGGCTGATCCATTGA
- a CDS encoding ketopantoate reductase family protein, with protein MKIAVMGAGAVGSYYGAMLARGGQEVALIGRPSHVEAVQAGGLVLEATFGRFRVPMRASTDASAVRDADLVLFCVKSTDTEAAGREMAPHLAPHTQVWSLQNGVDNAERLAAVLGRPVSPAVVYVAVELAGPGHVRHHGRGELVVPPGPHSERLAPAFTEAGVPIAFSEHVRGALWAKLILNCAYNALSAITRLPYGVLVQGQGVEAVMRDVVRECLEVARAEGVEVPGDVWEAVRRIAQTMPSQYSSTAQDLMRGKPTEIDHLNGHVVARGEALGVPTPVNRALWALVRLIERQVPAR; from the coding sequence ATGAAGATCGCGGTGATGGGCGCGGGGGCCGTCGGCAGCTACTACGGGGCGATGCTCGCGCGTGGCGGGCAGGAGGTCGCCCTCATCGGGCGCCCCTCCCACGTCGAGGCGGTGCAGGCGGGGGGGCTCGTGCTGGAGGCGACGTTCGGGCGCTTTCGTGTGCCGATGCGCGCGAGCACGGACGCTTCGGCCGTGCGCGATGCGGACCTCGTGCTGTTCTGCGTGAAGTCCACCGACACCGAGGCGGCCGGGCGCGAGATGGCCCCTCACCTCGCCCCGCACACGCAGGTCTGGAGCCTGCAGAACGGTGTGGACAACGCCGAGCGGCTGGCCGCGGTGCTCGGCCGGCCGGTCAGTCCGGCGGTGGTGTATGTGGCCGTCGAGCTGGCCGGGCCGGGCCATGTGCGCCACCACGGCCGCGGCGAACTGGTCGTGCCCCCCGGGCCGCACAGCGAGCGTCTGGCGCCCGCCTTCACCGAGGCGGGTGTGCCTATCGCGTTCAGCGAGCACGTGCGCGGTGCGCTGTGGGCCAAGCTCATCCTCAACTGCGCCTACAACGCCCTGTCGGCGATCACGCGTCTGCCGTACGGCGTGCTGGTGCAAGGGCAGGGCGTCGAAGCGGTGATGCGCGACGTCGTGCGCGAGTGCCTCGAGGTGGCCCGGGCCGAAGGCGTCGAGGTGCCGGGCGACGTGTGGGAGGCCGTGCGTCGCATCGCCCAGACCATGCCGTCTCAGTACTCCTCCACCGCGCAGGACCTGATGCGCGGCAAACCCACCGAGATCGACCATCTCAACGGACACGTCGTGGCCCGCGGCGAGGCACTCGGCGTGCCGACGCCCGTGAACCGCGCGCTGTGGGCCTTGGTGCGGTTGATCGAGCGGCAGGTGCCGGCGCGCTGA
- a CDS encoding carboxylesterase/lipase family protein, which translates to MRQLRHAAGGLCILAATLLTACGGSDGPPPTERSTRLGTVAGVEQSGTYAWLGIPFAKPPVGALRWRAPAEPDAWSGKRDAKAFGNACIQNGRIYGPGSNNTYDATIGTTLNTPVGSEDCLTLNIWRPANRDNNLPVLFFVYGGSNISGYTADPVYNGANLAKTANAVVVTANYRVGPFGFFNAAQINALAASPEEASGNFALLDIMQALKFVQQNIANFGGNPGNVTLMGQSAGAINTWALLASPKAAGLFHKAIPLSGGLSLASNLPAGTIPTLNPATTYAAQADNLLYQLLIADGLAADVPGAQAYVATQSNQQIADYLRAKPAGTILTTLLTKGLTGSGPIPDGTVLPLNPIDEIAAGRYNKVPVLAGNTADEGKLFAPFLTLLGGPPGFIMSDAERFAKMFDPAQAAAVTIDQVIHPAYLPVTAPGTGWNAKTALLASVFMGPSRDNALNTLKTQQSNVWYYKFSWAQEPAPWNDIYGAAHAFDLPFVFGNFGPSLFANAVNSSANQPGRLALSGAMMQSIAAFMRNGDPNNASLGVTWPAWPATLVFDASLTQAQISVQ; encoded by the coding sequence ATGAGACAGCTTCGACATGCCGCCGGCGGCTTGTGCATCCTGGCGGCAACGCTGCTCACCGCCTGCGGCGGCAGCGACGGTCCGCCGCCCACCGAGCGCAGCACTCGGCTGGGCACCGTGGCGGGCGTGGAGCAGTCGGGCACCTACGCATGGCTGGGCATTCCCTTCGCGAAGCCCCCGGTGGGCGCGCTGCGCTGGCGGGCACCGGCCGAGCCCGACGCCTGGAGCGGCAAGCGCGACGCCAAGGCCTTCGGCAACGCCTGCATCCAGAACGGCCGCATCTACGGCCCGGGCAGCAACAACACCTACGACGCCACCATCGGCACCACGCTGAACACCCCGGTGGGCAGCGAGGACTGCCTCACCCTGAACATCTGGCGCCCGGCCAACCGCGACAACAACCTGCCGGTGCTGTTCTTCGTGTACGGCGGCAGCAACATCTCCGGCTACACCGCCGATCCGGTCTACAACGGCGCGAACCTCGCCAAGACCGCCAACGCGGTGGTGGTGACGGCCAACTACCGCGTGGGGCCCTTCGGCTTCTTCAACGCCGCACAGATCAACGCGCTGGCCGCCAGCCCCGAGGAGGCCTCGGGCAACTTCGCGCTGCTGGACATCATGCAGGCGCTGAAGTTCGTGCAGCAGAACATCGCGAACTTCGGCGGCAACCCCGGCAACGTCACGCTGATGGGCCAGTCGGCCGGCGCGATCAACACCTGGGCGCTGCTGGCCTCGCCGAAGGCGGCGGGCCTGTTCCACAAGGCGATCCCGTTGTCCGGCGGCCTCTCGCTGGCCAGCAACCTGCCGGCCGGCACCATCCCCACGCTGAACCCGGCGACCACCTACGCGGCGCAGGCCGACAACCTGCTGTACCAGCTGCTGATCGCCGACGGCCTGGCCGCCGATGTGCCCGGCGCGCAGGCCTACGTGGCCACGCAGAGCAACCAGCAGATCGCCGACTACCTGCGTGCCAAGCCGGCGGGCACGATCCTGACCACGCTGCTGACCAAGGGGCTGACGGGAAGCGGCCCCATCCCCGACGGCACGGTGCTGCCGCTGAACCCGATCGACGAGATCGCCGCCGGCCGCTACAACAAGGTGCCGGTGCTGGCCGGCAACACCGCCGACGAAGGCAAGCTGTTCGCGCCCTTCCTCACGCTGCTGGGCGGCCCGCCGGGCTTCATCATGAGCGACGCCGAACGGTTCGCGAAGATGTTCGATCCTGCGCAGGCGGCCGCGGTCACGATCGACCAGGTGATCCACCCGGCGTACCTGCCGGTCACGGCACCCGGCACCGGCTGGAACGCCAAGACGGCCCTGCTGGCTTCGGTGTTCATGGGCCCCAGCCGCGACAACGCGCTGAACACGCTGAAGACGCAGCAGTCCAACGTCTGGTACTACAAGTTCAGCTGGGCGCAGGAGCCCGCGCCGTGGAACGACATCTACGGTGCCGCGCATGCGTTCGACCTGCCGTTCGTGTTCGGCAACTTCGGGCCCTCGCTGTTCGCCAACGCGGTCAACAGCAGCGCCAACCAGCCGGGCCGGCTGGCGCTGTCCGGCGCGATGATGCAGAGCATCGCCGCCTTCATGCGCAACGGCGACCCCAACAATGCCAGTCTCGGCGTCACCTGGCCGGCATGGCCCGCGACGCTGGTCTTCGATGCCTCGCTCACGCAGGCGCAGATCAGCGTGCAGTGA
- a CDS encoding 2-hydroxychromene-2-carboxylate isomerase: protein MKRITFYFDVVSPYCWLAFERLPVALQGISHEVEYQPVLFGAMLKHHGQLGPAEIAPKRAWTYRHVLWLARRHGLTLRLPAAHPFNPLPLLRLALACGEPGTLPNRHVCETLFRHVWTTGDNADDPQRLEALAQALAPRRAPQGEDVKTELRAATEDAVRRGVFGVPTFAVDDRLFWGFDALDMLRACLQGDPWFDSEDWHAAARWPRGASRREG, encoded by the coding sequence ATGAAGCGCATCACCTTCTACTTCGACGTCGTCTCGCCCTACTGCTGGCTGGCGTTCGAACGTCTGCCGGTCGCACTCCAAGGGATCAGCCACGAAGTGGAGTACCAGCCGGTGCTGTTCGGCGCCATGCTCAAGCACCACGGCCAGCTCGGGCCTGCCGAGATCGCCCCGAAGCGCGCCTGGACGTACCGCCACGTCCTGTGGCTCGCCCGGCGCCACGGCCTCACGTTGCGGCTGCCCGCCGCCCATCCGTTCAATCCCTTGCCCTTGCTCAGGCTCGCACTCGCCTGCGGCGAGCCCGGCACGCTGCCCAATCGCCATGTGTGCGAAACGCTGTTCCGCCACGTCTGGACGACGGGAGACAACGCCGACGACCCGCAGCGCCTGGAAGCCCTCGCCCAGGCGCTCGCGCCGCGCCGCGCCCCGCAGGGCGAGGACGTGAAGACCGAGCTGCGCGCCGCGACGGAGGACGCCGTGCGGCGCGGCGTGTTCGGCGTTCCCACCTTTGCAGTGGACGACCGGCTCTTCTGGGGCTTCGACGCTCTCGACATGCTGCGCGCCTGCTTGCAGGGAGATCCCTGGTTCGACAGCGAGGACTGGCACGCCGCCGCACGCTGGCCTCGCGGCGCCTCGCGCCGCGAGGGCTGA
- a CDS encoding PAS domain-containing sensor histidine kinase yields the protein MTTDFDRATLSDVPFHAIVEQSVAGIYVLQDECCVYTNHTFAAIMGYTPEEMIGGHLTKFIAPHFLPEVLRLYYKRLNADPPSIHFITHLLHRDGRELLVEVHGSRILYRGRPAVIGVGIDATERLRNEEELRRSREQLQQLSAYTHRKLEEQRLSFARDVHDVLGGMLTSLKMDATRVLRRADSAELQELTRGLIALTQKTIDTVREMSEALRPSELEHLDLAAAIARELGEFSARSGVPHTLDARAPTPVRLSPKRAIALYRIFQEALTNVARHAQAARVRAALTTEGDMLMLSLEDDGLGFDPAAQGRNALGLLSMSERAREIGAEFSLDSAPGAGTRLRLRAPLL from the coding sequence ATGACCACCGACTTCGACCGCGCCACGCTCTCCGACGTGCCCTTCCACGCGATCGTGGAGCAGTCGGTGGCGGGCATCTACGTGCTGCAGGACGAGTGCTGCGTCTATACCAACCACACCTTCGCGGCCATCATGGGCTACACGCCCGAGGAAATGATCGGTGGCCACCTGACGAAGTTCATTGCACCGCACTTCCTGCCCGAGGTGCTGCGGCTGTACTACAAGCGGCTCAACGCCGACCCGCCCAGCATCCACTTCATCACCCACTTGCTGCACCGCGACGGGCGCGAGCTGCTGGTGGAAGTGCACGGCTCGCGCATCCTCTACCGCGGCCGGCCGGCGGTGATCGGCGTGGGCATCGACGCGACCGAGCGGCTGCGCAACGAGGAGGAGTTGCGCCGTTCGCGCGAGCAGTTGCAGCAGCTCTCGGCCTACACCCACCGCAAGCTGGAGGAGCAGCGCCTGAGCTTCGCGCGCGACGTGCATGACGTGCTCGGCGGCATGCTCACCTCCCTCAAGATGGACGCCACGCGCGTGCTGCGCCGCGCCGACAGCGCCGAGCTGCAGGAGCTCACGCGCGGGCTGATCGCGCTGACGCAGAAGACGATCGACACCGTGCGCGAGATGTCGGAGGCGCTGCGGCCCAGCGAACTGGAGCACCTGGACCTCGCGGCGGCCATCGCGCGAGAACTGGGCGAGTTCAGCGCGCGCTCGGGCGTGCCGCATACGCTGGACGCGCGAGCGCCCACGCCGGTGCGCCTGTCGCCCAAGCGTGCGATCGCGCTGTACCGCATCTTCCAGGAGGCGCTGACCAACGTGGCGCGCCATGCGCAGGCGGCGCGCGTGCGTGCGGCCCTCACGACCGAAGGCGACATGCTCATGCTGAGCCTCGAAGACGACGGCCTCGGCTTCGACCCCGCCGCGCAGGGCCGCAACGCACTCGGCCTGCTCAGCATGAGCGAACGCGCGCGCGAGATCGGCGCCGAGTTCAGCCTCGACTCGGCGCCCGGCGCCGGCACGCGGCTGCGCCTGCGTGCCCCGCTGCTGTAG
- a CDS encoding DUF1289 domain-containing protein: MTRPPAVAVRSPCVGVCRMDPATGWCEGCLRTIDEIASWSSLSDEDKRAVWMRLRERRHDRRAQARNPASGSTR, from the coding sequence ATGACCCGCCCACCCGCTGTCGCCGTCCGCAGCCCGTGCGTTGGCGTGTGCCGCATGGATCCCGCCACAGGGTGGTGCGAGGGGTGCCTGCGCACCATCGACGAGATCGCGTCGTGGTCCAGCCTGAGCGACGAGGACAAGCGCGCCGTGTGGATGCGGCTGCGTGAGCGGCGCCACGACCGAAGGGCGCAGGCCCGCAATCCTGCCAGCGGGAGCACGCGATGA
- a CDS encoding branched-chain amino acid ABC transporter substrate-binding protein — protein MTFDRHAVPLAVLLAFSGAAFAQAKGETVKIAWIDPLSGLMAPVGQNMLKTFQFFAEKFNNDPKLNPSGVKFELVTFDNKLSPSETLNALKSATDQGIRYVVQGAGSSAALALSDAVAKFNERNPGKEVLYINYAAVDPDLTNSKCNYWHFRVDADTSMKMEALSTFLKEQKAVSKVYLINQNYTHGHQVSRYAKDTLARKRPDVQIVGDDVHPLAQVRDFAPYVAKIKASGADTVITGNWGSDLALLVKSANETGLNVNFYTYYASLTGGPTAIGAAGAGKVFEVSTRHSAMGGDVRKYGDEFKSRFNDDWSHGPVFHAYALLAQAIAKAKSVDPGKVAAAMEGLKFKSYSGEVEMRRADHQLQQPLWISVWQKADAKLNYSVENTGLNFQPVKVYDAYVSSTPTSCQMKRPG, from the coding sequence ATGACGTTCGACCGCCACGCCGTCCCGCTCGCCGTGCTGCTCGCCTTCAGCGGCGCGGCCTTCGCCCAGGCCAAGGGGGAGACGGTGAAGATCGCCTGGATCGACCCGCTGTCCGGCCTGATGGCCCCGGTGGGCCAGAACATGCTGAAGACGTTCCAGTTCTTCGCCGAGAAGTTCAACAACGACCCCAAGCTCAACCCGTCGGGCGTGAAGTTCGAGCTGGTCACCTTCGACAACAAGCTCAGCCCGTCGGAAACCCTGAACGCGCTGAAGTCGGCCACCGATCAGGGCATCCGCTACGTGGTGCAGGGTGCCGGCTCGAGCGCGGCGCTGGCGCTGTCGGACGCGGTGGCCAAGTTCAACGAGCGCAACCCGGGCAAGGAGGTGCTGTACATCAACTACGCGGCCGTGGACCCGGACCTGACCAACAGCAAGTGCAACTACTGGCACTTCCGGGTGGATGCCGACACGTCGATGAAGATGGAGGCGCTCTCCACCTTCCTGAAGGAGCAGAAGGCCGTCTCCAAGGTCTACCTGATCAACCAGAACTACACCCACGGCCACCAAGTCTCGCGCTACGCCAAGGACACGCTGGCGCGTAAGCGCCCGGACGTGCAGATCGTCGGCGACGACGTGCACCCGCTGGCGCAGGTGCGCGACTTCGCGCCCTACGTGGCCAAGATCAAGGCCTCCGGCGCCGACACGGTGATCACCGGCAACTGGGGCTCGGACCTTGCGCTGCTGGTGAAATCGGCCAACGAGACGGGGCTGAACGTCAACTTCTACACCTACTACGCCAGCCTCACCGGCGGCCCCACCGCGATCGGCGCCGCCGGCGCGGGCAAGGTGTTCGAGGTGTCCACGCGGCATTCCGCGATGGGCGGCGACGTGCGCAAGTACGGCGACGAGTTCAAGTCCCGCTTCAACGACGACTGGAGCCACGGCCCGGTGTTCCATGCCTACGCGCTGCTGGCGCAGGCGATCGCCAAGGCCAAGTCCGTCGACCCCGGCAAGGTGGCCGCGGCGATGGAGGGGCTGAAGTTCAAGAGCTACAGCGGCGAGGTGGAGATGCGACGTGCCGACCACCAGCTGCAGCAGCCGCTGTGGATCTCCGTGTGGCAGAAGGCCGACGCGAAGCTCAACTACAGCGTCGAGAACACGGGCCTGAACTTCCAGCCGGTCAAGGTCTACGACGCCTACGTGTCCAGCACGCCCACCTCCTGTCAGATGAAGCGGCCGGGCTGA
- a CDS encoding ATP-dependent helicase, whose product MPSVLAPDLDLAAPAQGPWSKLNEQQLEAVQHGVGQPSAPALLVVAGAGSGKTMTLAARVARLVLAGADPQRLLLLTFSRRAAQEMERRAGQLLQQALGQTSTRRPPELPWAGTFHAIGARLLREYAARVGLSEQFTVLDRGDAEDLMGWLREEQGLGRTHKRFPLKGTCLAIYSRAVNSEERLVDVLQLHYPWCAEWAAELKGLFRAYVSAKQAQRVLDYDDLLLYWAQMMEDGRLARELGERFQHVLVDEYQDTNRLQARILRALKPDGRGLTVVGDDAQAIYGFRAAEVRNILDFPSQFEPPARVVTLERNYRSTQPILDASNAVIERAAERHAKRLWTDRRDGPRPQLVTVEDDMAQARWVADQVLAHREGGLALRRQAVLFRSSLHSAALELELMRRNIPFVKYGGLKFLEAAHVKDVLSLLRWVENPRSRLAGFRVAQLVPGIGPAAARRLLDAIHEQADPLAALAAFKPPSAAAGQWPELVRAFTRLRRGEVAWPDEVAYAVQWYRPMLERLYEDVAVRLADLDQLARIAAGYSSRERFLTELTLDPPEATSDEAGAPGRDEDYLILSTIHSAKGQEWQAVYLLNAVDGCIPSDLSTGEIAQIEEERRLLYVALTRAQRHLHVMVPQRFYVHQQSRLGGRHVYASLTRFIPEPVSRLFEAVGPLTPDGQARPQPTGGDATLDVLARVRAQWD is encoded by the coding sequence GTGCCCTCTGTCCTCGCCCCGGATCTGGATCTCGCCGCGCCCGCGCAGGGGCCGTGGTCGAAGCTGAACGAGCAGCAGCTCGAGGCGGTGCAGCACGGCGTGGGCCAACCCTCGGCGCCGGCGCTGCTGGTGGTCGCCGGCGCCGGCAGCGGCAAGACCATGACCCTGGCCGCGCGCGTCGCGCGGCTGGTGCTCGCCGGGGCCGATCCCCAGCGCCTGCTGCTGCTCACATTCTCGCGCCGCGCCGCGCAGGAGATGGAGCGCCGCGCCGGGCAGCTGCTGCAACAGGCCCTGGGGCAGACGAGCACGCGACGCCCGCCGGAGTTGCCGTGGGCCGGCACCTTCCACGCGATCGGCGCGCGGCTGCTGCGTGAGTACGCCGCCCGCGTCGGGTTGTCCGAGCAGTTCACCGTGCTCGACCGGGGGGACGCCGAGGACCTGATGGGCTGGTTGCGGGAAGAACAAGGCCTGGGCCGGACCCACAAGCGCTTCCCGCTCAAAGGCACTTGCCTGGCCATCTACTCGCGTGCCGTCAACAGCGAGGAACGCCTGGTGGATGTGCTGCAGCTGCACTACCCCTGGTGCGCGGAGTGGGCGGCGGAACTGAAGGGGCTGTTCCGGGCGTACGTGAGCGCCAAGCAAGCCCAGCGGGTGCTGGACTACGACGACCTGCTGCTGTACTGGGCCCAGATGATGGAAGACGGCCGCCTTGCCCGGGAGTTGGGCGAGCGCTTCCAGCACGTGCTGGTGGATGAGTACCAGGACACGAACCGGCTCCAGGCTCGCATCCTGCGCGCGCTCAAGCCCGACGGCCGCGGCCTCACGGTGGTGGGCGACGACGCGCAGGCGATCTACGGCTTTCGCGCGGCCGAGGTGCGCAACATCCTCGACTTTCCTTCTCAGTTCGAGCCGCCGGCGCGCGTCGTGACGCTGGAGCGCAACTACCGCTCGACCCAGCCGATCCTCGATGCCTCGAACGCGGTGATCGAGCGGGCCGCCGAGCGCCACGCCAAGCGGCTGTGGACGGATCGGCGCGACGGCCCCCGACCGCAGCTCGTCACGGTCGAAGACGACATGGCGCAGGCGCGCTGGGTGGCCGACCAGGTGCTGGCGCACCGCGAAGGCGGGCTCGCCCTGCGTCGCCAGGCGGTGCTGTTCCGCTCCAGCCTGCACAGCGCGGCGCTCGAACTCGAGCTGATGCGGCGCAACATCCCATTCGTGAAGTACGGCGGCCTCAAGTTCCTCGAGGCCGCGCACGTCAAGGACGTGCTCTCGTTGCTGCGCTGGGTGGAGAACCCGCGCAGCCGGCTGGCCGGCTTTCGCGTCGCACAGCTCGTCCCGGGCATCGGCCCGGCGGCAGCGCGCCGGCTGCTGGATGCGATCCACGAGCAGGCCGATCCGCTTGCTGCGCTGGCCGCGTTCAAGCCGCCTTCGGCGGCGGCCGGCCAATGGCCCGAGCTGGTGCGCGCATTCACGCGCCTGCGTCGCGGCGAGGTCGCGTGGCCCGACGAGGTGGCGTATGCCGTGCAGTGGTACCGCCCGATGCTCGAGCGGCTGTACGAGGACGTCGCCGTGCGTCTGGCAGACCTCGACCAGCTGGCCCGCATCGCAGCGGGCTATTCCAGCCGCGAGCGGTTCCTCACCGAGTTGACGCTCGACCCGCCGGAAGCCACCAGCGACGAAGCCGGTGCCCCCGGCCGCGACGAGGACTACCTGATCCTGTCGACCATCCATTCCGCCAAGGGCCAGGAATGGCAGGCTGTCTACCTCCTCAACGCGGTGGACGGATGCATCCCCTCCGATCTGAGCACCGGCGAGATCGCGCAGATCGAGGAAGAGCGGCGCCTGCTGTACGTGGCGCTCACACGCGCGCAGCGCCACCTGCATGTGATGGTGCCGCAGCGCTTCTACGTGCATCAGCAGTCCCGGCTCGGCGGGCGCCACGTCTACGCCTCGCTCACCCGCTTCATCCCCGAGCCGGTCTCGCGCCTGTTCGAAGCCGTCGGGCCGCTTACGCCGGACGGCCAAGCGCGCCCGCAACCGACCGGGGGCGACGCGACACTCGACGTGCTCGCGCGGGTGAGGGCGCAGTGGGACTGA
- a CDS encoding 3-(methylthio)propionyl-CoA ligase, which yields MNTLMGSMMGTPLLVSSLIRHAARHAADTEIVSRRAEGDLHRTTWAALELRARRLAQALERLGVAAGERVGTLAWNGYRHVEIYYGSAGSGRVCHTINPRLHPEQIAWIVHHAQDAVLCFDRSFLPLVESLWPQLGCVRHFVLLADAADMPEASTVPGLLCYETLVQAEDGGYEWPELDEDAACGICYTSGTTGDPKGVAYSHRATVLHAMASACPDALGLSSRDSVLPVVPMFHVNAWGLPYSAAMVGAKLVLPGGQLDGASLYELFEREQVTFTAGVPTVWLGVLEHVRRHGLRFSSLQRAMIGGSACPPSMMEAFESYGVEVLHGWGMTEMSPIGTVSRLKAKHLHLPAAERHRLLHKQGRALFGVEMEVVDDDGRPLPWDGASAGALVVRGPWIIERYYRHERSALMELPGRGAWFPTGDIATIDADGFMQITDRIKDLIKSGGEWIGSIDLENVAMAHPAVQEAAVIAARHEKWGERPLLIAVRKPDAALTREELLAFFEGRVAKWQVPDDVVFVEALPHAATGKVQKLKLREQFKDHLLHSHPAH from the coding sequence ATGAACACGCTGATGGGCAGCATGATGGGGACACCGCTGCTGGTGTCCTCGCTGATCCGCCACGCCGCGCGCCACGCGGCCGACACCGAGATCGTGTCGCGCCGCGCCGAGGGCGACCTGCACCGCACCACCTGGGCCGCGCTGGAGCTGCGCGCGCGCCGCCTCGCGCAGGCGCTGGAGCGGCTGGGCGTGGCCGCGGGCGAGCGCGTGGGCACGCTGGCCTGGAACGGCTACCGGCACGTGGAGATCTACTACGGCAGCGCCGGCTCGGGCCGCGTGTGCCACACGATCAACCCGCGGCTGCATCCGGAGCAGATCGCCTGGATCGTCCACCATGCGCAGGACGCGGTGCTGTGCTTCGACCGCAGCTTTCTGCCGCTGGTGGAATCGCTGTGGCCGCAACTGGGCTGCGTGCGCCATTTCGTGCTGCTGGCCGATGCGGCCGACATGCCCGAGGCGTCCACCGTGCCGGGGCTGCTGTGCTACGAGACGCTGGTGCAGGCCGAAGACGGCGGGTACGAATGGCCCGAGCTCGACGAGGACGCTGCCTGCGGGATCTGCTACACCTCGGGCACCACCGGCGACCCCAAGGGCGTGGCCTACAGCCACCGTGCCACGGTGCTGCACGCGATGGCCTCGGCCTGCCCCGACGCGCTGGGCCTGTCGTCGCGCGATTCGGTGCTGCCGGTCGTGCCGATGTTCCACGTCAACGCCTGGGGCCTGCCGTACTCGGCCGCGATGGTGGGCGCCAAGCTGGTCCTGCCCGGCGGGCAGCTGGACGGCGCCTCGCTGTACGAGCTGTTCGAGCGCGAGCAGGTCACGTTCACCGCCGGCGTGCCCACGGTGTGGCTGGGGGTGCTGGAGCATGTGCGGCGCCACGGGCTGCGGTTCTCCAGCCTGCAGCGCGCGATGATCGGGGGCTCCGCCTGCCCGCCGTCGATGATGGAGGCGTTCGAGTCGTACGGCGTCGAGGTGCTGCACGGCTGGGGCATGACCGAGATGTCGCCGATCGGCACCGTCTCGCGGCTGAAGGCCAAGCATCTTCACCTGCCGGCCGCCGAGCGCCACCGCCTGCTGCACAAGCAGGGCAGGGCGCTGTTCGGCGTGGAGATGGAAGTGGTGGACGACGACGGCCGCCCGCTGCCCTGGGACGGCGCCAGCGCCGGCGCCCTGGTGGTGCGCGGGCCCTGGATCATCGAGCGCTACTACCGGCACGAGCGCAGCGCGCTGATGGAGCTGCCCGGCCGCGGCGCCTGGTTCCCCACCGGCGACATCGCCACCATCGACGCCGACGGGTTCATGCAGATCACCGACCGCATCAAGGACCTCATCAAGTCCGGCGGCGAGTGGATCGGCTCCATCGACCTGGAGAACGTGGCGATGGCGCACCCCGCGGTGCAGGAGGCCGCCGTGATCGCCGCGCGTCACGAGAAATGGGGCGAGCGCCCGCTGCTGATCGCGGTGCGCAAGCCCGACGCGGCCCTCACGCGCGAGGAGCTGCTCGCGTTCTTCGAAGGGCGCGTCGCGAAGTGGCAGGTCCCCGACGATGTGGTGTTCGTCGAGGCGCTGCCGCACGCGGCCACCGGAAAGGTCCAGAAGCTGAAGCTGCGCGAGCAGTTCAAAGACCACCTTCTCCATTCCCACCCCGCTCACTGA